From a single Mycosarcoma maydis chromosome 2, whole genome shotgun sequence genomic region:
- a CDS encoding putative actin-related protein 3 has protein sequence MSRSNVIVLDNGTGYTKMGFAGNSDPSFVFPTAIATRTTAAGSSGGGGSRPSVPSKPGGLSSSSSLASKRGIEDLDFFIGDEAYANAKTYQVDQPIRHGLIENWDHMERFWEQCIFKYLRAEPEDHYFMLTEPPLNPPENRENTAEIMFESFNIKGLYIAVQAVLALAASWTSNKVTDRTLTGTVIDSGDGVTHVIPVAEGYVIGSAIKHIPIAGRDITYFVQQLLRERGEAANIPPEDSRRVAEKIKEDYSYVCQDIVREFRRYDEDPYKYFERFQGEHTVTGRKYSVDVGYERFLAPEIFFNPEIASSDFLTPLPEVVDGVIQQSPIDVRRGLYKNIVLSGGSTMFQHFGQRLKKDLRAIVDQRLAASENASGSLMRSSGLEVNVISHKMQRYAVWYGGSLLGSLPDFYSYCYNKQDYEEHGPSIVRKFSVFGSV, from the coding sequence ATGTCGCGCTCCAACGTCATTGTTCTTGACAATGGTACCGGTTACACCAAGATGGGTTTCGCCGGCAACTCGGATCCATCGTTCGTGTTTCCCACCGCCATCGCAACGCGAACCACAGCAGCTGGCTCATCTGGCGGAGGTGGCTCGCGTCCTTCGGTACCATCCAAACCGGGCGGACTttcttcgtcctcctctCTCGCCTCGAAACGTGGAATCGAAGATCTCGACTTTTTCATCGGCGACGAAGCCTACGCCAACGCAAAAACCTACCAGGTCGACCAACCCATCCGTCACGGTCTTATCGAGAACTGGGATCACATGGAACGCTTCTGGGAACAATGCATCTTCAAGTATCTGCGTGCCGAACCCGAAGATCACTACTTTATGCTCACCGAACCTCCGCTCAATCCTCCAGAGAATCGAGAGAACACGGCCGAGATCATGTTTGAATCGTTCAACATCAAGGGTCTCTACATTGCCGTACAGGCCGTattggcgttggcagcgtcgtGGACGAGCAACAAGGTGACCGATCGAACACTGACAGGTACCGTCATCGACTCAGGCGACGGTGTAACGCACGTGATCCCTGTCGCCGAAGGCTACGTCATCGGTTCCGCCATCAAACACATCCCCATCGCCGGGCGAGACATCACCTACTttgtgcagcagctgctgcgcgaaCGTGGCGAAGCGGCCAACATCCCCCCCGAGGACTCGAGAAGGGTGGCCGAAAAGATCAAGGAAGACTACTCGTACGTGTGCCAGGACATTGTGCGCGAATTCCGCCGTTACGACGAAGACCCGTACAAGTACTTTGAACGCTTCCAGGGCGAGCACACGGTGACAGGCAGAAAGTACTCGGTCGATGTGGGCTACGAGAGGTTTTTGGCACCTGAGATCTTTTTCAATCCAGAAATCGCATCTTCGGATTTCCTCACGCCGTTGCCCGAAGTGGTCGACGGCGTGATCCAGCAGTCGCCCATCGACGTGCGTAGAGGTCTGTACAAGAACATTGTGCTCTCAGGTGGCAGCACCATGTTCCAACACTTTGGCCAAAGGCTCAAGAAGGATCTGCGCGCTATTGTCGATCAGCGTCTCGCGGCTAGCGAAAACGCAAGCGGCAGCCTGATGCGCTCCAGCGGTCTCGAGGTCAACGTCATCAGTCACAAGATGCAGCGCTACGCAGTATGGTATGGCGGCTCACTCTTGGGTAGCCTCCCAGACTTTTACAGTTATTGCTACAACAAGCAGGATTACGAGGAGCACGGCCCGTCGATTGTTAGAAAGTTTAGTGTCTTTGGCAGTGTCTAG
- a CDS encoding ubiquitin-binding serine/threonine protein kinase VPS15 (related to VPS15 - ser/thr protein kinase) — MGNTHSNSNARMAGIGNLIAEVGNDIQYDKGIGNSRFLRAVRARHKYGRIVVKTFVKPDPSMSLKSLVKHIRIERESLADVPNVLTYQKVVETERAGYLIRQWLHSNLYDRISTRPFLNAVEKRWITYQLLHAMRDTHARGISHGDLKCENVLVTTSLMIYVTDFASSFKPTFLPLDDPSDFSFFYDTSGRRTCYLAPERFYEAGSKHAPAMAGMVVNNSDMLERLGGVHAGLSGLGRQSDKVTQAMDVFSMGCVIAELWREGAPTFTLSQLFKYREGMFDVDAMLAGIPDDAVRDLVRSMIALNPSDRKTFEQYLKDGRGTVFPSNIPDFFHEYLVELQRTSPANLSYTNAAGAAPSVDSTASGSNTSVTALSMRSEAASRQAQRAESDERIEKLYEEWSDIFPFFDDPTDRANAMAPVMGASGISARLDGILNRFAFQSSFQQPSEAEAADPEKLSKVDVENVFPVHLCIPGLPPQQALLHEDGAQVDGTAQLVLSVILANLRNCIRPSSKCHALELLIHLSTRWLTDETKLDRVLPFVMSLFDDDSSHVRMAAIRSCVQTLLLVKIVTPSNASIFPEYIMPNIKQLGLDPSTPVRCTFAASIVPLAETAERFLQMSQAMRAEGLFAVERDLNGGFIDDQPNESNYDEQLRTFQALLQEIIVTLLTDPSASVKRALLSDIAPLCRFFGMAKTNDVMLSHMITYLNDRNWLLREAFFDIIVDVAEVSGNRSLEEYILPLMAQALSDLEENVVYRVINGLRNMTERNFLDRARLLSLLETTIGFLCHPNLWLRQASAGFIAAAAIKLEDVDVWAILFPSLRPLLRADVQDFDEVTLLDMAKPPLTRSVYSAALAWASQASNSAFWKGQTEGKDQCGLKNGLTTEGVGLLLGKNGRELIVPARGRSDEDDRFRDKLRSLGMEDEDEIKLVALRSIIRRLSKQGSKIPSGQAEWEVAGGVSGAAGPSAESGSTHAKVVIEPQPLDGITPQTIFFSSKMDQRATPVTSESASTQTSTFRSQDDASFSAQVAKRRLLGNRTPSESSYTSPIAELRRRITTGTTAESQPSTFSTRLSSLAEEHVQSQQRSNASQGPGLIPSNALSHQTQTRLGVGKASAAVASTALTATGTMTEASARTRAQHAATAQGSSRPTPTGSRASTVREQGDAGGATKLGAATGVDGRFSVGFTSTYDGNDPYIRAHLEAVYSDLFRDRPELGPKIHAGVARRKGGAPWNRTSALSRVPTSSASKRRPEGRLIAYFTEHSAAITCLALSPDHAYFVSGSQDGTLKVWDTARLEKNVTSKSRATYSAQKGGITGIIAIEGSHCIASTATDGSLHVWRIDMVQSTSSVPRYGRPKLVSNFQLSTPDEYATCLVQSNTETSSHLILGTTLSRLTVLDLRTMQVLQTLRNPVEFGPISCLGVDRKKTWLLVGTLSGVVCLWDLRFGLRLRAWRVGPIDGGTMYRVNRIAIHPSKGRGRWVLVAFERIGEGGADGKDGGVEQPQVLVETWDVDRGVRVETFETQHEVNVEAATKVNRSTKLCPVSEGADARAEASKAAGLGDSGSSGRNATAGAKYRHDSMLTGAAAAIEKLLQQQQTQQTQQTQGRMQPEARSENGEGVASSSTNGGHTQAGHVSTKVRVQSSAVKALFVSLEGYSSSSLCHTMASATVATAGDVSSGVAQELGTETSDGTETMHAETGGGWLDVAKLSRGPDRMRTGAGLCSTNADAASGATTVNNHAGTGPGGYMITGGSDALLRFWDLGKPEKSMVLGVAPHVKPVASGPASVVGVNGAMVAIDPRSDFCTLSAARPPTRIVHTMWFDHSDRTHDAARATAARLKSPLLPGHTAIYAHMSRAHRDAVTDILLIESPFRCIVAGDRSGCIRVWE; from the coding sequence aTGGGAAATACACACTCGAACTCTAACGCTAGGATGGCGGGCATCGGAAACCTCATCGCCGAGGTGGGCAACGACATCCAGTACGACAAAGGCATAGGTAATTCACGCTTTCTTCGCGCTGTGCGAGCTAGGCACAAGTATGGTCGAATCGTCGTCAAGACTTTCGTCAAACCAGACCCTTCCATGAGTCTTAAAAGTCTTGTCAAACACATCCGCATCGAACGAGAATCGTTGGCAGACGTACCAAATGTCCTGACGTATCAGAAGGTGGTCGAAACCGAGCGTGCAGGCTACTTGATTCGACAATGGCTGCACAGCAACCTCTATGACAGAATCAGTACCCGCCCTTTTCTCAACGCAGTCGAAAAGAGATGGATCACCTACCAGCTGCTACATGCGATGCGAGATACTCACGCCCGCGGCATCTCCCACGGCGACCTGAAATGCGAAAACGTCCTCGTTACAACCTCACTGATGATCTACGTTACCGACTTTGCATCGTCGTTCAAGCCCACATTTCTCCCTCTCGACGACCCATCCGATTTCTCCTTTTTCTATGACACTTCGGGACGTAGAACGTGCTACTTGGCGCCTGAGCGCTTCTACGAGGCTGGCTCTAAGCATGCACCCGCAATGGCAGGGATGGTCGTCAACAACTCTGATATGCTGGAGCGTCTTGGAGGTGTCCATGCCGGTCTATCTGGTCTTGGAAGGCAAAGCGACAAGGTCACGCAAGCAATGGACGTCTTCTCGATGGGATGCGTCATTGCCGAACTCTGGCGCGAAGGCGCCCCGACCTTCACTTTGAGCCAGCTCTTCAAGTATCGCGAAGGAATGTTTGATGTCGATGCAATGCTTGCTGGCATTCCAGACGATGCGGTTCGCGATCTGGTAAGAAGCATGATAGCTTTAAATCCCTCCGACCGCAAGACGTTCGAGCAGTACTTAAAAGATGGCCGCGGCACCGTCTTCCCATCGAACATCCCGGACTTTTTCCACGAGtatctcgtcgagcttcagCGTACTTCTCCTGCTAACCTTAGCTATACAAACGCAGCTGGAGCAGCGCCGTCCGTTGACAGCACGGCGAGCGGATCCAATACATCGGTCACTGCCCTATCGATGCGGTccgaagcagcaagccgCCAAGCACAACGGGCAGAGAGCGACGAACGTATTGAGAAGCTCTACGAGGAATGGTCTGACATCTTTCCATTCTTTGACGATCCCACCGATCGTGCGAATGCAATGGCGCCAGTAATGGGCGCGTCCGGGATATCAGCGCGCTTGGATGGCATCCTCAATCGCTTTGCTTTCCAGTCAAGTTTTCAGCAGCCATCAGAGGCTGAAGCTGCAGACCCCGAGAAACTAAGCAAAGTCGATGTCGAGAATGTCTTTCCCGTCCATCTCTGCATCCCCGGCCTTCCTCCTCAGCAGGCCTTGCTGCATGAAGATGGGGCTCAAGTTGACGGTACAGCGCAACTAGTGCTCTCCGTCATCCTCGCCAACCTACGAAATTGCATTCGGCCCTCATCAAAGTGCCACgcactcgagctgctcattCATCTATCAACTCGATGGCTCACTGACGAGACCAAGCTGGATCGCGTCTTGCCATTTGTCATGTCGCTCTTCGACGATGACTCTTCGCATGTCAGAATGGCCGCCATCCGCAGCTGCGTACAGACACTCCTCTTGGTCAAGATCGTGACACCCTCCAACGCATCCATCTTTCCCGAATACATCATGCCCAACATCAAGCAACTCGGCCTCGACCCGTCTACGCCGGTAAGATGCACGTTTGCCGCTTCCATCGTGCCCCTGGCCGAGACGGCAGAACGCTTCTTGCAGATGTCGCAGGCGATGAGGGCGGAGGGCCTTTTTGCTGTCGAGCGCGACCTTAATGGTGGCTTTATTGATGACCAGCCCAACGAGTCCAACTatgacgagcagctccgCACTTTccaggcgctgctgcaggagATCATTGTCACCCTTCTGACTGATCCATCTGCATCAGTCAAGCGTGCGCTTCTTTCCGACATTGCTCCTCTCTGTCGCTTCTTTGGTATGGCCAAGACCAACGACGTCATGCTTAGCCACATGATCACCTACCTCAATGATCGCAACTGGCTGCTCAGGGAAGCCTTTTTTGACATCATCGTTGATGTTGCCGAGGTCTCGGGTAATCGCAGTCTGGAAGAATACATCCTTCCTTTGATGGCTCAGGCGCTTTCGGACCTGGAGGAGAATGTGGTTTATCGTGTCATCAACGGGCTTCGCAACATGACAGAGCGCAACTTCTTGGATCGCGCACGGCTTTTGTCGCTGCTGGAAACGACGATCGGTTTCCTGTGTCATCCGAATCTCTGGCTGAGACAAGCCTCTGCAGGGTTCATCGCGGCAGCAGCTATCAAACTAGAAGATGTTGACGTCTGGGCGATACTCTTTCCCTCACTGCGTCCTCTCTTGCGAGCAGATGTGCAAGATTTTGATGAAGTCACTTTGCTTGATATGGCCAAGCCCCCACTCACCCGGTCGGTGTACTCAGCTGCGCTTGCGTGGGCTTCTCAAGCTTCGAATTCGGCCTTCTGGAAAGGTCAAACCGAAGGCAAAGATCAATGTGGCCTCAAGAATGGGCTTACAACAGAAGGTGTAGGACTGCTGCTGGGGAAAAACGGCCGCGAGCTCATCGTACCAGCCAGAGGCCGCAGTGATGAGGATGACCGTTTCCGAGACAAGCTGAGAAGTCTAGGAatggaagacgaggacgagatcaagctCGTAGCTCTGCGTAGCATCATTCGACGTCTGTCGAAGCAAGGTTCCAAGATTCCATCCGGTCAGGCCGAGTGGGAAGTGGCTGGCGGAGTGAGCGGAGCTGCTGGTCCAAGCGCAGAGAGCGGCAGCACTCACGCTAAAGTTGTGATTGAGCCGCAACCTCTGGACGGCATCACACCTCAGACAATCTTTTTTAGCAGCAAGATGGATCAGCGCGCGACGCCTGTCACATCGGAAAGCGCCAGTACGCAAACAAGTACCTTTCGATCGCAGGACGACGCTTCCTTCTCCGCTCAAGTTGCCAAACGAAGGCTACTGGGAAATCGCACCCCGAGCGAGAGTTCCTACACCAGCCCGATCGCAGAGCTCAGGCGACGAATTACTACAGGTACCACTGCTGAATCGCAGCCGTCTACGTTTTCCACGCGTCTCTCTAGCCTGGCTGAGGAGCACGTAcaaagccagcagcgcagcaacgCTAGCCAGGGTCCCGGTCTGATTCCTTCAAATGCTTTGTCGCATCAGACTCAGACGAGACTAGGTGTTGGCAAAGCGAGCGCGGCGGTGGCATCTACAGCGCTAACCGCGACAGGGACAATGACAGAGGCCTCGGCGCGAACTCGTGCCCAGCATGCAGCGACTGCACAAGGATCGTCCAGACCCACACCGACCGGTTCGCGCGCCTCGACGGTTCGGGAACAGGGTGACGCCGGCGGCGCAACAAAACTTGGTGCTGCGACTGGTGTGGACGGCAGATTTAGTGTTGGCTTTACAAGTACATACGATGGCAATGACCCTTACATCCGCGCCCATCTCGAGGCAGTCTACTCGGACTTGTTCCGGGACCGTCCCGAGCTAGGTCCAAAAATTCACGCAGGTGTTGCTCGTCGGAAAGGCGGTGCACCATGGAACCGCACCTCGGCGCTTTCTCGCGTTCCCACTTCAAGCGCCAGCAAGCGCCGGCCTGAAGGGCGGCTGATCGCGTATTTTACCGAGCACTCGGCTGCGATCACCTGCCTCGCTCTTTCTCCCGACCATGCGTACTTTGTTTCTGGCTCGCAGGATGGAACGCTGAAAGTCTGGGACACGGCGCGACTGGAAAAGAATGTGACTTCGAAATCTCGAGCAACCTACTCGGCTCAAAAGGGTGGCATCACGGgcatcatcgccatcgaAGGTTCTCACTGCATCGCCTCGACAGCCACCGACGGCTCCCTTCATGTGTGGAGGATCGACATGGTACAATCGACATCCTCTGTACCTCGATACGGCCGACCTAAGCTGGTCTCCAACTTCCAGTTAAGCACGCCAGACGAATACGCGACTTGCTTGGTTCAGAGCAATACCGAGACTTCGTCGCATCTGATTCTCGGTACGACGCTCAGCAGGTTGACGGTCCTGGATTTGCGGACGATGCAAGTGCTGCAAACGCTTCGCAATCCGGTCGAGTTCGGTCCGATTTCGTGTCTTGGCGTCGACCGCAAAAAGACCTGGTTGCTAGTGGGGACTTTATCGGGTGTAGTTTGTTTGTGGGACTTGAGGTTTGGACTAAGGTTGCGCGCATGGCGCGTTGGGCCAATCGATGGTGGGACAATGTATAGAGTCAATAGGATCGCAATTCATCCGAGCAAGGGGAGGGGTAGGTGGGTTTTGGTTGCTTTTGAAAGAATTGGCGAAGGTGGCGCggatggcaaagatggtggtgtcgaACAGCCCCAAGTCCTGGTGGAGACATGGGACGTTGACCGCGGTGTGCGTGTCGAGACATTCGAGACGCAGCACGAGGTGAATGTAGAGGCAGCAACCAAGGTGAATCGAAGCACAAAATTGTGCCCAGTCAGCGAAGGTGCAGATGCTCGCGCCGAAGCATCCAAGGCTGCGGGGCTGGGCGACAGTGGCAGCTCCGGTCGCAATGCGACGGCCGGTGCCAAGTACAGGCATGACTCCATGTTGACAggtgctgcggctgctaTCGAAAAGCTGctacagcagcagcagacgcagcagacgcagcagaCTCAGGGTCGTATGCAGCCTGAGGCTCGATCGGAGAACGGAGAGGGTGTTGCGTCATCGTCCACGAATGGTGGGCACACACAAGCGGGCCATGTTTCGACGAAGGTCAGAGTACAAAGTAGTGCAGTCAAAGCATTATTCGTCAGTCTCGAGGGCTATTCCAGCTCCTCTCTTTGCCACACTATGGCGTCGGCGACAGTAGCTACTGCGGGTGATGTCAGCAGTGGCGTAGCGCAAGAACTGGGCACCGAGACAAGCGATGGCACCGAGACGATGCACGCCGAGACGGGTGGCGGGTGGCTTGACGTAGCGAAGCTTTCGCGAGGTCCGGATCGCATGCGCACGGGCGCGGGCTTGTGCAGCACGAACGCGGACGCAGCAAGCGGCGCGACGACGGTGAACAACCACGCCGGTACGGGACCAGGCGGCTACATGATCACTGGTGGATCCGACGCTTTATTACGATTCTGGGACCTGGGCAAGCCTGAAAAGAGCATGGTCTTGGGGGTTGCTCCACACGTCAAGCCTGTTGCTTCCGGACCCGCGTCTGTGGTCGGTGTCAACGGAGCCATGGTCGCCATTGACCCCCGCTCCGACTTCTGCACCCTCAGCGCCGCTCGACCCCCGACCAGGATCGTGCACACCATGTGGTTCGACCACTCGGACCGCACGCACgacgcagctcgagccacAGCCGCACGTCTCAAATCTCCGCTGCTTCCTGGCCACACCGCCATCTACGCGCACATGTCCCGAGCACACAGGGACGCAGTCACCGACATACTGCTCATTGAATCGCCATTCAGGTGCATCGTCGCCGGCGATCGAAGCGGATGCATCCGAGTGTGGGAGTAA